From a single Salmo salar chromosome ssa22, Ssal_v3.1, whole genome shotgun sequence genomic region:
- the LOC106583755 gene encoding uncharacterized protein, which produces MMGGKAFLGCFILFMSLASVSTIKQTLISINDLRGIEFGHTSPRHGLMLLHWLANNIHTDNNGNMRLNFNPTRGDCGFHFYGNADRPRPLPCLPSESGSYYSLGNIDRNYNYNGATALPDYVTQSFYNSWIPERNRDRVIIRVREEGSNQFIVDEVYITQHYPPNENRGSAYDPDNTYPVSFSLLTQIQVLPTITRDVIQRIHNVEINDNSVENIWGHTPGLALLLAIALYLTRPKVSFIQQVLFTMESQHRMQEDENKSIKLEVKTTNRGDARIIFSGIPRRLLDKGVIWALHKNNDSADMLDFSSVIDGTSGCYDTSVPLNPGLQARLYPHKSMWFFVLCGSYNTSGEEIHRSPEFHDANREIPVDISGYKPNASLQLFVKDGKACARLYVRKSFTDWKEKFKNSWVGFYSSEKNNTNEYNTYQWQWAVKFSEESRSDWKDIPEYDVYVYRSSMHMSPGVQARFMLEKYGGEKARTPPWEVHTSAI; this is translated from the coding sequence ATGATGGGTGGAAAGGCCTTCCTGGGTTGTTTCATCCTGTTTATGTCTCTGGCTTCAGTATCCACTATCAAACAAACACTTATTTCAATAAATGACCTCAGGGGCATAGAGTTTGGCCACACTTCTCCTCGACACGGCCTGATGCTGCTCCACTGGCTAGCCAACAACATTCACACTGACAACAACGGCAACATGAGACTCAATTTCAACCCAACTAGGGGAGACTGTGGCTTTCATTTCTATGGAAACGCTGACAGACCCCGCCCATTACCTTGTCTGCCCTCTGAAAGTGGAAGTTACTACTCATTAGGGAACATTGATAGAAATTACAACTACAATGGCGCCACGGCACTTCCTGATTATGTCACTCAAAGCTTCTACAACTCATGGATACCTGAGAGAAACAGGGACAGAGTCATTATCAGAGTTAGGGAGGAAGGATCCAATCAGTTCATAGTAGATGAGGTCTACATCACACAGCATTACCCACCAAATGAAAACAGAGGAAGTGCCTATGATCCAGACAATACATACCCTGTCAGTTTCAGCCTCTTAACACAAATCCAAGTTCTCCCAACCATTACACGAGATGTAATTCAACGTATACACAATGTAGAGATCAACGACAACAGTGTGGAGAACATCTGGGGACACACACCAGGGCTGGCACTTCTTTTGGCAATTGCATTGTACTTGACACGTCCCAAGGTCTCATTTATTCAGCAAGTATTGTTTACCATGGAAAGCCAGCATCGCATGCAGGAGGATGAAAATAAATCGATAAAGCTTGAGGTGAAAACCACAAATAGAGGAGATGCAAGGATCATCTTCAGTGGTATCCCCAGGAGGCTTTTGGACAAGGGTGTGATTTGGGCGCTTCATAAGAACAATGACAGTGCGGACATGCTAGACTTTTCCTCAGTCATAGACGGTACCTCTGGGTGCTATGACACCTCAGTACCCCTCAACCCTGGTCTCCAGGCCAGGCTTTATCCACACAAATCAATGTGGTTTTTTGTATTATGCGGGAGTTACAACACATCTGGGGAGGAAATACATAGGAGTCCTGAGTTTCATGATGCCAACAGAGAGATTCCTGTTGATATAAGTGGCTATAAGCCTAACGCTAGTCTGCAGCTCTTCGTAAAGGACGGAAAGGCCTGTGCTCGCCTGTATGTTAGGAAGTCCTTCACTGACTGGAAGGAGAAGTTTAAAAACTCCTGGGTTGGGTTCTACTCTTCAGAAAAAAACAACACCAATGAATATAATACCTACCAATGGCAATGGGCTGTGAAGTTCTCTGAGGAAAGCCGCTCAGATTGGAAAGATATACCTGAGTATGACGTCTATGTTTACAGGTCTAGTATGCACATGTCTCCTGGGGTCCAGGCCCGATTCATGCTGGAGAAATATGGGGGTGAAAAGGCACGCACTCCACCCTGGGAGGTACATACATCAGCAATTTGA